In Setaria italica strain Yugu1 chromosome I, Setaria_italica_v2.0, whole genome shotgun sequence, the genomic window TCCGCTCGCTCGCCTACACCCAGctcgccacgccgccgctggAGGCCCGACCGCCCGCGCTAGCTCGCCACGCCAGCTCGCCCGCCCCGCCTGCGCTTGGAGATAAGGACCTGCACCTGGAGATAGAGATAGGAGAAGAGATAAGATagaaagggagaggagcagagaagaagataaaagtgtggagagagaggagagaccGCGTGAAAgggttttgtcccggttggaaacaccaaccgggacaaaaggttctcctttagtccctgttggaattaccaaccgggactagggggtcttttatcccggttggtgtttccaaccaggataaaggGGGGAGTCGGTGCAATTTTTtatagccgttacaaccgggactaaaggaggagatttagtcctagttgatctttacaaccgggactaaaaccccccctcccccccccagTGGTGGCcttcggtgcctcatttttgacccaggactaaagatacTTTAGTCCTGAATCCAATGTTAATCGGGACAAAAACACCTGGATAGAAGGTCAGTTCTCCAGTAATGATATTCTatcaaaaaagataaaaaagggTTAAAGACGATGTCGTCCTAAAAAAAAGGGCAATCAGCGGCTTAGAGATCAAGCATGGTGTCACGATGTATTTGCTTGTTAGCGTGCACCAAGAATCGGCATGTTCGCGTTGCCTCCTTTGTGCCAAATTTCATCCCTACACAATATTTTCAATGCTTCCACGTGCAGTTTGTTTTGTGCATGGCCTTGCAGCCATTGCTCGTTTCGGGTCCCAGCACAGTACCTTTTTGTTGTCGCAATCTTATTTTACAATTACTAATTTGAGACTCCTTTTGAAACCTTTAGATGAAGTCACCGAGGATtactaggtggacactctagaaaaagagagggatcctagaaatttcaaaaaaagcaaaacatctaacCATCAATCGGTACACTCAAATCattatagccattggatctattatgttttctaaaaaattacccacctataccattataaaaatagtctAAAATAACATCCTAAATCTAtgtctaaattacccacctctaccattatataaaattaactaaagtaacccccatCTCTACCAAAATTACCCActcatgccattataaacaatatttaaaataactcctTAAATTTTAAACTAAACTACCcacactaatacttaaaaaaacttaaagtaaccctttaaatttgcatctatattacctacatatgccattattaaaaataaaatgaggtaaccctacgtttgaatccaatcaccttaattaaaaatatacaacaatttaTGAGTCTaatcgtctatttcttacactattggtatatgatataataactaaggtatatacgcatgatgtgtatccatatttataaagatatagagcaagtgatgagaatataggtttctatgttaaaattatagctcaaacttagagtccattaaataaattcaagcgcatacctgcgatacaaagtgaaaagttaaagattataaatgtggatgaaaatattatagagtaattactaactaaaatctatcacaattggatgaagataataagtatatatctatataagtattgtgttcgaatgtTTAACAAATCAGATGTAGTtcatggtaatagttttgtagcaatgtggtcTCTTTTTTCactggagactccgcattacaAATGCTAGgaaaaaagacaaatcctaaaaattctcaaataaatcaaaaacatcaaacaccaatcctgtaaactctaataatcatagtcattgatctattatagtttctaaaaatttacccaccactatcattatgaaaatattcaaaataaaCTCTaattctatatctaaattactaaGGTaagtcattataaaaaataaatctaAAGTAACcaataatcttcatccaatttactcatatatcattataaagcataatttaaaatatcattctaaaattatatcataacataaagtaaacaacTAAAtcataatctaattatcttcatgcaCATCATATAGAtatgtccaaaagtaaactgattctaaattacctatttatattattgttaatatagaaatactaagttatagtatatacacatgatgagtgtcagcAGTTAgatcatttatacatgtatgtgaggaattgatgaaaatattgatttttatgctaaacacaatgtatggaggtgcaatacaaaataaaaaaaagtgtgaatgtagatcaaaagtttaaagagtaattactaattaaaaatcaatcacaacagGATAAAGtaagtacatatctatatgagtattacgttgaaatattaaaaaaatgagagagtagtaggttaacaattttaattattatttaggagtttaatttctaaataattttcaaattcaATAACTTTTAAAAACGGTAACCCGTGCGGGAACTAGTAGACAAAAATGGCGTACAGGACAATCAGGCCAGCGCAAAGCAAGTAAATGAAGAAGTCTGTACGTACCTGCCATATGACACGCGGGTGCCGGCTTGTACTTTAAGCAAGGCTACTGTACCCACAAGGAATGCATGCCTCCTGCGTGAAGAAAAAAAGTTGTTCGCTCTAACGTGACAGGCTTAATTCGAAGTAGATAGATATTTCAATGTTCTAACGTGTAAGATTCAACACACACATATCTAATGGAACCCCAATCAAAAAGGGATTGTACATGCATGTTCTAACTTGGTGCTCTTGTGTTACAAACAAGCTACAAGATTTTGACCCAACACTTAAAGTAACACTACACTAAATAAACCTGATAAGAACCCTTTTACTATACCAGATAAGAACCTTTGTGGCCCTAATCTGTGTTGAGTTTGGAGGTTAACATGAACATTACCTCTCAATCATCTAGTCCAAAGATCAACAATTTTGAAACAAAAGCAAGCTTCCTGAAGAAAAGGCTTGAAACACAAGCCGGTCACTGTCAGGAACCATGTAATGCCCTGAGGACAGATGTTGTCCCCATGAATGCTCAGCGGCTCAGTGCTATCACCGTCATGCTGTTGTTTGCTAGATCAATGAGCACAAAGGAATTGTGAGCTTTTGAGGAATTGACAGGTTCAGGGGATATCTAAAGACTTCGACAGCACGAGAACATCATCAACTGCAGAATGTGCAGGTGCAAAACTTGACCTTAAAGCCCGCTAAGGATTGGGAACGGAAACGTCAGATGCCCAGCTCACATTTAATCTTTATTAGGACAGATAATACTAGTCATTAATCAAGAAAGACTTCATGAAATTCGCTATCCAATATTAAGAAAATAGTGGTCAGCCTAGAATCAATCATTAAGGAGGACTTGAGTAAAATGTTATGATTCTTTGTATAATGAACATCTTTGTATTAGAAAGGTCAAACAGCAAATTAAAATGTTACAATTCCTTTCACAGGATAAAGAAGAGAACATTTCATATAATGAACAAAGTTATCATAGCTATTACTCTTATTACCTATGTTCTTGGTATAAATCATCGAACATTATTCTACAAAAGTACAAAGGTACAAAGCCCTCTTGTATTGCTGCCCCCATGTTACTCCACTACAAAAGTACAAAGGACGCGTGAGTACTTCTGACCACGGAAAATGCTCTTTCTTGTTGTTTAACCTCGCCTTGGGTACAGTTCCTTCCTAGACTCTAGCTGTCTGGTGGCCTTGATAGAGGTACCTAACAAAAACAGCACTGTACCAACTCCCAATCTTGCTCTGTTATCCATTTATTTCAAGCCAGCTAGATATCTTTGTTATAACCGTGGTTACTGATATCTTAAACTTTTACTTTTCATATTCAAGTCCTTGTTTTATCTCTTTCAAGCACAACTGACTTGACAAATGACAAATCATCTCTGAAGTCTGAATTTCTGGGCACCTTTTTGCTGGACCAATATAGAACTCTAGAAAAACTTACGTGGTCCTCAGTAAACATTTCAAGCACTTCTTGTTTCAGTACCCAGTCCCAAGTTACAAAACCCAAAACGAATCGTGCACCTCACAAGTGTCTCTCTCGATTCAATACAAAACCAACTACAGATTGGCAGTTGTTCTTCCCAAAATTGGCACATTACTGTATGATGTAGCTGCCAAAAGAGAAGGTAGAAAGTGCAAGCTTGATCACAAGGAACCCAACCGTATGGAGTACGCATTACATGAACTTATAGAACTTATAGGAGCATGGTCTTGCGTGATACTTAAAACAATAGGGGTAGAACAACTGAACTGAACGGAGCACTACTCTATTAGTGTATGGGTTTGAGCAACCAAAAAAGTATGTGAACTGTCCATCTATGCCTCTATGTGCCCTTTCTGCCGAACTCTCTAGCTTGCACGGGGCGCTATGCACCCTTTTGTAATTTCCTATCTGATCAGCCTTATCATCCATATCTTAGCTCATGCTACTCTTAACGGAATTTAGTTAAACCAATATAGACCAAGATACCAGGAAACATAGGCGAAAGAATATGTACCAGCAAGGGGTCCAGGAAAAGGTTATCTCACGCAGCTGCAGTCCATTTGTTAGCAACTAGCCTCATGTAATTTCCTTTCTCATCATCAATCGTTGACGACCTCGCATCCATTTTCTTCTGTAAGATCATTATAACATGCAAAGCAGGCACCCACTTCACAGTTCCAGAAACCCCATCTTTCAACAAGGTATTGAGCATCAAGTTTTAACCTTGCTCGCCTGTATAGAAACTGGGATTGCTGGATAGGAATCTGAAATCTGAACAACCAATTAATTACTGAGTTCCAGTTACTTGACTTCCGGTTCCGTGTCCATATTTCCAGACCAGCACGGTAACAGTCACGCATAGATTTAAGAGTAAATTCTTATCAGGTGAGTGCAGATTGATCCAACAACTTATAAAATGttcaatctagtacaataacttaaCAGGTGGGTGTAGAttagtccaacaacttgtaaaatgctcaatttagttCAATAACTTAGCAAATAGGTGCACATACAGTCCAAACATTACAACGATAATGTATTAAACAAAGTAGATGGAGTACATGTGAATTTTCCTCCAAtcaattattattattttttgttgatAAAGTCATTGATCATGACCAGTTTGTTGCTTCTGAATTATGTACATAACTTATTTGTTCATTAGAATTGAATCAAATTTAGAATGATGCCATTAGCATTACTGAAAAACTAAAGTACATAAGAGAGACAGTGAGACAGTGGGACCTTAGATTTTCTTCTTTGCTTCTGAACTGTAGAGAAAAATATATGTTTCTATTATTTTAGCTCATTTTTACTTTCTAAAGAAGTGCATGTATTGGAATTTTTTAGCTGAAAAAGCAAATAATCAAACATGTAAAAATAGTGGGGGTGAACTTATTAATATTGAATATGAAATCAAATATTCCTAATTAAAATTAAATCATTGTACGAAGGCATAACATTAATTCTAAACATTGGAGGTTCTGGTCCTGGCTGAATACATTACCATTTCGACATGAATGTCAATGGTCAAATAATATTTAATAACTTGTTACGACGCGGATATACTCTGATCTTGCCTTAGCAAATATGTTGCTTGTTATATCACTTTGACTGTAGAGCACCAATTTACCAATTTATTGCACTAAATTAAGAATTTTCAAGTTTTTTGACCAATGTGCACCCAACTATTAAGTTCTCTACTAGATTGAGCGTTTTACAAGTTTTTAGACTAATATACACCTACCTGACAAGTTACTGTActagattgagcattttacaagttgttgtatgTGCAATTTACTTTAGATTTAACACATTCTCCGAAGCATCAAACACAACAGCACCCAAAGGATAGGTATGTAGTTGCCATAGCTGACAGTAGCTACATGGTTCATCCAACAAACCCCCCCTCAGACACCCTAATGCAAACGATCCAAAGCTTTGGGTTCCAAAGCAAGCCGATGTGCCAGCCCTTCATTCGTAATAGCGCATATAGCCAACAAGTCAGCATCTGATGAATACAGAAAATGCCAGATATGGCATGTCCATGCTCAAGCTGTTCATCCACTGCTTTCGATCCAGGGGTTTCCTTTTGCCCTTTTCAACTGCATACTTGCCTTCACAGAGGCTGGACTGTACCCTTAAAATCATCTTCCCGTGAGTGACACCCCACCAACTGTAAATCAGTAGAACAAATGCACATCCTATAAGGATAACATGCCATACAACACATTCTAGCTGGAAACTTCCTCATCTAGCCAACAGCAGTTATTACAGGGCATCCAACAAAGAAAATATCTGACAAAGTGGCATGAAGCTATTTGCTGGTTgggtaagggggtgtttggatacaccatgctaaagtttagcacctgtcacatcggatgtttgaatgctaattaggagtattaaacataggctaattacaaaactaattgcacagatggagtctgaTTCGCggggcgaatctattaagcataattagtccatgatttgacaatgtggtgctacagtaaccatttgctaatgatggattaattagacttaatagattcgtctcgcgaattagcatagggttctgcaattagttttataattagctcatgtttagtcctcctaattagcatccaatgtgacactgctaaagtttagcacctagtatccaaacaccccctaagtgctGACTGTAGTAGATCCCTGGGACCTTACCttaggggggtgtttggataccacctgCTAAAATtaagcacctgtcacatcggatgtttgatactaattaggagtattaaacatatgctaattacaaaactaattgcacatatggagtctaattcgcgagacgaatctattaagcctaattagtccatgatttgacaatgtggtgctacagtagctaatgatagattaattagacttaatagattcgtctcgcgaattagcctccatctgtgcaattagttttgtaattagcttatatttagtcctcctaattagtatccgaacatctgatgtgacactgctaaagtttagcaccaaACACCCTGCTACTTTAGCACCAAACACCCTGCGAAGAGCAGCCGAGACAGCATAGAGGCTTTTCCTCCGCTATCATAACAACCATGGCAATGACCTGCCACACACACTGATCCTGCCTGCAAAAAGTACCATGCAACAGTGCATTCCCACTGCAAacctaaggccttgtttagttgcccaactttagagatgcaaaatcactgttgtagcactgtagcacactgtagcgtttcgtttgaatttgtgaattattgtccaaatattgactaattaggctcaaaagattcgtctcgcaaagtacaacaaaactgtgcaattagtttttgatttcatctacatttagtactccatgcatgtaccgcaagtttgatgtgatgggaaatcttctttttgcatagtgtcaaagttgggagtttgggagaaactaaacaggccctaaaGCACTCTCTGTAGTGTGCAATAAGCATCGAGCTGTCGTGAAATCAGATCGCTCTGGATAACATGTCTGGTAAATGCAATCAGCACTTTATCTTTGCTTTGCTTGAGTACCGTATAAGGCAAGACAATATTGATGGATGAGATGGACAAAGGCTAGTTGCCACCATGCATGGACCACCAACACAACTTTATCGCAACAAAGGCCAGCTACCAGGACCAGAACAAGGCCAGTAGTAACAGATCCATTGTTAGTAACTCAGGACCCGCAGACAAGGAAGATGACAGAACTGCATGGAAACAAGCTTTGTGTTATTGGTTACTCATGACCATTTTTCCTTGGCAGATCTCAATATATAAGGAAGACCAAATCAGAGACATCATAAGAGCTTTTGCTCTAAATTGATCCCGATCTTGTAGCAATGCAGACACAAGCACTGTCAGCTCAACTTGCTGCGAAGCGGGGACAGAGAACATTTCCAATCATAAAATAGCTTCACTTGATCTCCATCCATTTAGAAGCTCCGAATTTTCCACAAATTGATTATACTTTGAACatatataattaaaaaaaacaagtatAACAAATATACTGTTAGACATGTGTATGTGTTGTGTGCATGTAGAGCCCTTAGCGTGTACGCCACGACTAGGGCCAGCTACTGCCGTGGCCTCTTAATTAGTATTAGGCAAGGATACCCTGAGATTGGTTCTATTTCTATAAACCTCTCTCAGGAGCTGCCTATATATCGTTGTACCTATTGTATaacctaatcaatctattatttcaCGCAATCTCTATTGCTTTCATGGTATTACGAGTCCGGGTTTCTCCCGTTCTTGCTTCCGTAACCTAGCGCACCGCCGTTGGTGCTGCTTCTGTGCGGTCTCTTCGCGCCCAACCAGCGCGCCCTAGCCGGCGCTGCTAACCCCGCGCACGTCCTTCATGCTGCGCCTATGGCCGGCTCcctgccgcccgccgtcgccgagaCCTCCGCCGCCAACGCCAAGCGTGATGGTGTGGATGCCGAGGCCGCCAAAT contains:
- the LOC101783417 gene encoding uncharacterized protein LOC101783417, producing MASGRWSRKPSRPPRAVTPLKALLLPVLLLAFSSSSAAAAAMHNNNWAVLVCTSRFCWWGVTHGKMILRVQSSLCEGKYAVEKGKRKPLDRKQWMNSLSMDMPYLAFSVFIRC